Proteins encoded in a region of the Acidimicrobiales bacterium genome:
- a CDS encoding VOC family protein, protein MTPPRARFGGVDIVPRDMNKSVAFYRELGVDIPDDDVWIKDGVMHHWHTSFDGEYGMDIDSEALTRSYAPDWRSGTGVVITFRTDTREDVDALHDHMVGLGHPSHRAPFDAFWGARYAIIVDPDGNHVSLMSPMDKSRGGPPPDL, encoded by the coding sequence ATGACTCCTCCCCGCGCCCGCTTCGGCGGCGTCGACATCGTCCCGCGCGACATGAACAAATCGGTCGCCTTCTACCGCGAGCTCGGCGTCGACATCCCCGACGACGATGTCTGGATCAAAGACGGCGTGATGCACCACTGGCACACGTCCTTCGACGGCGAGTACGGGATGGACATCGACAGCGAGGCGCTGACGCGTAGTTACGCGCCCGATTGGCGCAGCGGGACCGGCGTCGTGATCACGTTCCGCACCGACACGCGCGAAGACGTCGACGCGCTGCACGACCACATGGTCGGGCTCGGTCACCCGTCGCACCGCGCTCCCTTCGACGCCTTCTGGGGCGCGCGCTACGCGATCATCGTCGACCCCGACGGGAACCACGTGAGCCTCATGTCGCCGATGGACAAGTCGCGCGGCGGCCCGCCGCCGGATCTCTAG
- a CDS encoding universal stress protein, with protein sequence MAGVYKSILVGTDGSATAAIAVDKAIEVAVATGAALTVFSAGKSPKADDVVAAALARVKIAGIKKATGKAVDAPAAEALVEEAVNGGYDLLVLGNKGMQGIGRFVANSVPNKVSKMSPCALLIVRTT encoded by the coding sequence ATGGCCGGCGTCTACAAATCGATCCTGGTTGGAACCGATGGCTCTGCCACCGCGGCGATCGCCGTGGACAAGGCCATCGAGGTCGCGGTGGCGACCGGCGCGGCGCTGACCGTGTTCTCCGCGGGCAAGTCCCCCAAGGCCGACGACGTTGTCGCCGCGGCCCTGGCGCGGGTCAAGATCGCCGGGATCAAGAAGGCGACGGGCAAGGCGGTCGACGCACCGGCGGCCGAAGCACTCGTGGAAGAGGCCGTCAACGGCGGCTACGACCTGCTGGTGCTCGGCAACAAGGGCATGCAGGGCATCGGTCGTTTCGTCGCCAACAGCGTGCCGAACAAGGTCTCCAAGATGTCGCCCTGCGCTCTGCTCATCGTGCGCACCACCTAG
- the radA gene encoding DNA repair protein RadA, producing the protein MAKTRTVFRCSQCGAAHPKWQGQCATCEEWNTLVEEVDVPARVAYAGPASKAVPLTSVDASDAHARPTWVSEFDRVLGGGLVAGSVTLLGGEPGIGKSTLTLQILGSLANSGRRGLLVSAEESPQQVQLRAGRLGARRDGVWIVAETALPSILAAVSEVQPDLLVVDSIQTVFDPESDSSPGSVTQVRECAHALVLAAKASGVPTILVGHVTKDGNLAGPRVLEHVVDTVLSFEGDRHHALRMLRAAKHRFGATGELGLFEMRDEGLVGLDDPAELLLGDRRPDLAGSCVVPVLEGKRTLLVEVQALVSKTNAPMPRRSAQGVDTNRLATMLAVMQRSGAFFFGDKDVYASVVGGVKVGEPAGDLGLAIALASAASETQVPADVVAIGEVGLGGEIRRVAHMDRRLQEAARLGFGRAIVPAATPEVPGIQLMRMATLADALKGFKPKRD; encoded by the coding sequence ATGGCCAAGACCCGCACGGTGTTCCGGTGCAGCCAATGCGGCGCCGCGCATCCGAAGTGGCAGGGGCAGTGCGCCACGTGCGAGGAGTGGAACACGCTGGTCGAGGAAGTCGACGTGCCGGCGCGGGTCGCCTACGCGGGTCCCGCGAGCAAGGCGGTGCCGCTCACGTCGGTCGACGCGTCCGACGCCCACGCCCGACCCACCTGGGTCAGCGAGTTCGACCGGGTGCTCGGCGGCGGACTGGTAGCGGGCTCGGTCACGCTGCTCGGCGGCGAGCCCGGCATCGGCAAGTCGACGCTGACGCTGCAGATCCTCGGCTCGCTGGCCAACAGCGGCCGCCGCGGCCTGCTGGTCTCGGCCGAGGAGTCGCCACAGCAGGTGCAGCTGCGCGCCGGGCGACTCGGGGCGCGCCGCGACGGCGTGTGGATCGTGGCCGAGACGGCGCTGCCGTCGATCCTCGCCGCGGTGTCCGAGGTCCAACCCGACCTGCTGGTGGTCGACTCGATCCAGACCGTGTTCGACCCCGAGTCCGACTCGTCGCCGGGATCCGTGACGCAGGTGCGCGAGTGTGCCCACGCCCTCGTGCTGGCGGCGAAGGCATCAGGGGTGCCCACGATCCTGGTGGGCCACGTCACCAAGGACGGCAATCTCGCCGGCCCGCGTGTGCTCGAGCATGTCGTCGACACCGTGCTGTCGTTCGAGGGCGACCGGCACCACGCGCTGCGGATGCTGCGCGCCGCCAAGCACCGCTTCGGTGCCACTGGCGAACTGGGCCTCTTCGAGATGCGCGACGAGGGCCTCGTCGGCCTCGACGACCCGGCTGAGTTGCTCCTCGGCGACCGGCGTCCCGATCTTGCGGGGTCCTGCGTCGTGCCCGTCCTCGAGGGCAAACGCACGCTGTTGGTGGAGGTGCAGGCGCTGGTGTCCAAGACGAACGCGCCGATGCCGCGTCGCTCGGCGCAGGGAGTCGACACCAATCGCCTCGCCACGATGCTCGCCGTGATGCAGCGCAGCGGCGCGTTCTTCTTCGGCGACAAGGACGTGTACGCGTCCGTTGTCGGTGGCGTGAAGGTCGGCGAACCCGCCGGCGACCTCGGCCTCGCCATCGCGCTGGCTTCAGCGGCGAGCGAAACCCAGGTGCCCGCGGATGTCGTGGCCATTGGCGAAGTCGGCCTCGGCGGCGAGATCCGTCGCGTGGCGCACATGGATCGTCGCCTGCAGGAGGCCGCCCGTCTCGGCTTCGGCCGTGCCATCGTGCCCGCGGCGACCCCCGAGGTGCCGGGCATTCAGCTGATGCGGATGGCGACGCTCGCCGACGCGCTCAAGGGCTTCAAGCCGAAGCGCGACTAG